The nucleotide sequence TCCTTTAGAAAAATCGTTCCGCGCAGGTGCTATAACAATTCCCGGAAGACGCACGAACCCCGGATCAAAATTTTTCAAAGAAGTACCCGGCTGTAGCGGCAGGTATACTTTTTTGGCCGCACTGTCAAAAACGATGTTGTTCTTTTTTATCAGCGTTGATTGTGCCGACAACAGAGCCGCCGAGGGACTGTACCATTTGCTTACCAGTCGTTCTGCTTCCTGATTTGTAATGGGCATTACCGTGCCGTGCCGGGGATGAAAATTCATGGAAACCTCATGATCCACCACTTTAAAATGCTGCAGATCGGTTGTTTTGGTAAACTGGTAGCGGCCTTTTGTATATACATCATACATGAGAATATACCCGCTGCCATCATTCAGCTTAAACACCCCGGCCCCTTCAACGGGATCTTTTGTTTGCTGAACATATTTATCCTGCAGCACATACCCGCCGGTAAGGCGGTCGGAGACAGCTATTTTAATGCCGTTACCGCTGCCTTCCGTTTTAAAAAAGAGATGATACCGGCCTTCTTTAAGAACAATGTCCCCGTCGATACAAGCCGTTCCGTGAGGATTATAAAAAAGTTGCTTCGGCGCTGTCTCCAGTGCTGTAAACGTTTTGTTGGCATATGCATAAAACAGCACATCCGGATCATCGCCTGCCCGCATCGACCAGTAAATCATATATTTCTTTTCCACCGGGTCATAAATCGTTTGTGGTGCCCAGACCCGGTTTACTTTTTCAAAGGCTTTGAACGTTTCCGGGATATTCACCACAGCAGAAGTCCAGTTGATAAGATCTGTTGATTGCATCAGTACCATCGCCCGGTTGGAATTCCAGCCATTGGCAGATACCATATCAGTAGCTACCATATAAAAAGTTTTCCCATCAGCACCACGGAGAATGTGCGGGTCTCGTACTCCTCCGGAAGAACTGATCGCTTTTGAATCCAATACCGGTTGATTATCATTCAACGCCCTGAAATTATATCCGTCTGTGCTGATAGCAAACCGGATGGCTTCTTCCTGTTTCTGGTTGCCGGTAAAATAGGCAAAAAGATAAGCGCTGTACCGGGCTGGTTGTGCGCAGAGCTGCGGGCAGCCAAATAAAAACGCGAATAAAGCAAGTTTGAGTTTCTTCATATTATTACTGCATCCTTCTGTATAGAAATTTGATACCGCATCAACCGTATTCGTCTGCATATATGCTGCCGGCCTTAAGGCATACCCAGAACAGCAAAAGATTTCAATTTCCCGTTTTCATACAAGCACCGGGATTATTTCAACGCTACGAAATCGTTTGCACAAATCTATTGTATTTTTTATTAATTGTCAAATTAACATTTATTATTCGTTCCGGACCCATCCCCCGGCAGCCTGGATGGTTCAGATCCTTTTGTTCTCCCGGTAGACACCGGGTGGCTTTTCCAATAAATAAAGGCTTTACGTTTACCGTAAAGCCTTTATTATCAGTGGAGGATATCGGAGTCGAACCGACGACCTCTTGCATGCCATGCAAGCGCTCTAGCCAGCTGAGCTAATCCCCCAAATGGAGCGCAAACTTAATGGATTGTTTGTTATTGTCCAAGATTTTTTTCAAAATCAATCCGCTGCATTTTTCCGGACTGTCGCTTTTGCGGGAACAGCCGTCTCCGGCGGGTCTTCCCGCAGGCGGGACGCTGTGGCATGTAACAACCGTGCAATCTGATCACCCGCTTTTTCACTTATCAGGTAGGTGGCGATTTTCTGAACCAGCAGCGGTGCGATCAAACGGGACAGCCATCCGGCCCTGCGCAGCAATCCTTTCCGGACGACCAGGTCGGTGATCTTGGTAACGCCCATTGCGATCAGCGGGTTTGAAGCATCTGCATTCCAGACATCCTTAGTGGTTTTTACGATATGGCTGATGGGATTAAATTCTTCTTTTATCTCATTGATGGAATAACGCAACTGTGTCTTACGCTGCCGCAGCCGCGATTTCAGGCGGGCTTTTTCCTTCATGAGCTCTTCACGCGTGGTAATTACAGGTTTAGTCATAGAGATTTTTGATGATGATGTTTCGGATAAAAGGGGTAATCACTTTTTTATTAAGGGCCAGGATCAGTATCAGTACCAGCAATAAAAATCCGGCAACTATAAAAAAACCCAGCATGGGGTTGCCCAACGCCTGTCCGATCCACCAGCTGGCACCAAAACCAATAAACAGGAAAATAAAAAAGGCAAGTCCGGTAACCAGGGCCAGGATCAGGAAAGAGGATCCCAGCTTGCTTCCCTTATCAACAATATTCACCACCGATAACCGGTAATAGGTCTTTGCAATTTCCTCCACATCTTCAGCCACATTCTCCAGCTTTTCTTTCAGTTCAAACATAGTTTGTGTTTTACAGTTACAATAAAAAAGGTTGTCTTAAAAGTGTATTGTTTCGTGAACCCATGTTCCAGACTCAACAACAAACCTTGCAGACAACCCGCTTATAGGGATGTATTAAATTATCTTACCTTATTGGCATACTCATCAGCCAGGTCATTATATTCATCCTTCAGGTTTTCGTAACCGTCCTCGGTTTTTCCTTTCAGCTTCTGATAGCCTTTTTTTGCTTTCTTCATTGCCTGATGAGAAAGGTCAGAAAGGCTTTCTTTTCCGGATGCGATCAGGCTTCCCAGAGAATCTGCCCAGTCGTTGGCCGTATTCTTCATTTTTTTACGTGTTTTTTTCCCTTCGTCGGTGTAAAACAGCAACCCGATTGCAATACCTGCCAGTGCGGCGCCGGCGATACCCAGGATGTACTTGTCTCTATTTTTCATAAACTTCTTTTTTATTTTAGTTTAATAATCAGATTATACCTATTATCCCTAAAAAACCGTACCAAAAAAAGTTGACAAACCTCAAATTATGGTTTTCCTCAAGTTACTAAAAATTCGGCAGTTATGCTTTTTTTAATCGCCCAGGTTTTCCACTTCCTTATTAAGCCATCTTTTAACAGCAGCTGTGGTTACCGATTTCGGACGTTCCAGCGGCATACCCAGCGCGCGGTCCCAGCAAAGGCTGGAAAGCACTCCCAATGACCGGCTAACGGCAAAAAGTACCGTGTAATATTCGTATTCTTTCATTCCATAATGTACCAGCAGCGCCCCGCTGTGGGCGTCTACGTTCGGCCAGGGGTTTTTTACCTTGCCCAGCGACTGCAGGATGCCCGGAACCGTTTCATAAATGCGCCATACCGTATTTACCAGCGGATCATCCGGCATGTGTTTTTTACCAAATTCCATTTGCGCGGTAAACCGGGGGTCCGTCTGACGCAACACTGCATGTCCATAACCCGGTACCACTTTTCCCTCATTCAGGGTCTTTTTTACATATTCTTCTATCTGTGCTGCAGTCGGGGTATCCGTATTGAGCTCTTTCTGCATTTCAAAGATCCATTTGATCACCTCCTGGTTGGCCAGACCGTGCAACGGACCGGCGAGCCCGTTCATGCCGGCGGCATAGCTCAGATACGGATCGCTTAATGCCGAACCCACAAGATGTGTTGCGTGAGCGGAAACATTTCCTCCCTCATGATCGGCGTGGATCACCATGTATAAGCGCATCAGCTCTTTGAATTCTTCATTATCGTAACCCAGCATATGGGCAAAATTGGCCGCCCAGTCGAGCATGCCATCCGGCTGCACCGCTTTACCACCCTTGTATTTACGGCGGTATACAAAAGCCGCAATATGCGGCAGCCGCGCGATCAGGTTCAATGTATCTTCCAGTGTCGCTTCCCAGTATTCTTTTTTGGAAAAGCCGTCTGCATACCGTTTTGCAAAAACACTTTCTGCCTGAAGCGCCATCACCCCTACCACAAACTGTGTCATGGGATGCGTATCTTTCGGCAATGCTTTCATCGTATCAAATACATAAGTAGGCACATGGCTGCGGCGTTGCAGAATAGCACTCAGATTTTCCACATCTTCTTCAGTAGGAATTTCCCCAATCATCATCAGGTAAAACAATGCCTCCGGCAATGGTTCCGTACCGTCTTTTGCTTTCGGGAGCTGTTCTCTCAGTTCTGGAATGGAACGTCTTTTAAAACGGATGCCGTCCTGGGCATCAAGTAAAGAGGTCTCTGTTACCAACGCGGTCATTCCCCGCATGCCCTGATAGATCTGGGCCAGTGTTGTTTCGCCGATCACCGTGTTCCCATGTTCCTGGAGCATGGTCTTAATTTCTGCACCAAGCTTGTCCGCCTGCTCTTTAAACTTCACTTTAAATTGTTCCATATATACTATAACATCTTAACTATTAAAAAAATGGTTTGCGCTAAAGATAGTTAAAGCGAATTGCCACAACAAATTATATTTTAGTAATTTTTCAGAGGCAACGAATACTTAACAAAATATCAATAAAAGGGTTCAAAACCTCCTGGGATCTTTATCTGCGGCTCAATAGTATCAATAAAAGGACCAGGGCCATTTGCCCGGCCAACCTTATAAAATCCGGGGTAATACCACTCCTGCCCTAGCTATTTGGGAGCTGATTTATACAATTGCAATGCAACAAGTGAAAAGAAAAGATTGGGGACCCATGCAGCAAGCAGCGGGGGAAAACTTCCCTTTGTTGAAAATACGGTTGAAAACTGATCCGCCAGTATAAATACAGCAGCGATCACAATTCCCAGTGCCAGGTGCATACCACTTCCGCCCCGGGTTTTGCGACTGGCGATCACGGCACCGATAAAGGTCAGCAGCAGTACGGTAAAGGGGGTGGAAGTCCGTTTGTATAATTCCACCTTCAGGGCGTTGAGTCCTTCCGTACCCCGCAGCTCCTCATTTTTGATGAGCCGCTTCAGGTTGGGTGTGGTCAATTTATCTTTCAGGTACTCATCTTTGATCAGCTCATCCGGCGCCATATTCAATCGTACCACTTTTTCTTTCAGGTGCGACACCCGTTCGCCCAGACTATCCACCTGGCGCTCCACCACATTTTCTGCGATCCAGCGCCGCTGTCTTTTGGTCGTATCCCAACGCACCGACTCGGCCCTCAGATTATAAACCAGCTTTCCTTTTTTTACGCGGTCCATAAAAAAAGCACCGCTTTTTTGAGTGGTGGCATCAAAATTTTTTATCCCCATGTAGGTAATACTGTCGATCCGTTTATAGAAACAGGTAGCACAGGCGCTTTCCGAGCGGTTCTTCAAAGGGTCGTTCTTATCAATATAGGTCTTCCGGAAAGAGCTCATGATCTCGTTGGCCATGGGGATAAAGTAGGCCCTTCCAAAGAACAGTACGGTAGCCAGCAGCAGTCCGCCTACCATATAAGGACGCAGGAACCGTGTAAACCGGGTACCGCTGGCGAGTATGGCAATCACCTCAGACCGCAAAGCCATTTTACTGGTAAAGAAAATGACCGCAATAAATACAAACAAGGGAAACAGCAGGCTCCAGATATAAGGGATGAAGCCCATGTAATATTTGGTAAATATCTGCCAGGAAGAAAGCCCCGACTTTACAAAGTCGTCCGACTTTTCACTGGTATCGATGGCTACGGCGATGACCGTAAACAACAGCATACAGAATACAAAAGAGATCAACAGCCTGTTTAATATGTACCAGTCCAGTTTCTTCATGAAATATTTAACCTGTCAAAAGTAGCCGAAAAAAAGGATATCGTTTACAGGCGGTTTTTTAACTTAACAATCATTTGGTTTTTCCAGGCATTGTAATTTCCTGAAATGATCTGCAGCCGGGCCTCGCGCACCAGCCACAGGTAAAAAGCCAGGTTGTGTACGCTGGCAATGGTGAGTGCCAGGAGCTCCCCGCTTTTGAATAAATGCCGCAGATAGGCTTTGCTGTAAAGATTGCTCATCGGGTTGGGCAGGCCCTCGTCGATCGGTGAATAATCAAATTCCCATTTTTTATTATCGATATTGATGACCCCTTCGGTGGTAAACAACATGGCGTTCCTGCCATTACGGGTGGGCATTACACAATCAAACATATCGATGCCCATACCGATGCATTCAAGAATGTTCCAGGGCGTGCCCACTCCCATCAGGTAGCGCGGCTTCTGTGCCGGCAAATGCTGGCAGCACCAGTCACAGATCTCATACATCTTGTCCTCCGGTTCGCCTACGCTTAATCCGCCGATAGCGTTACCTGGCGCATCTTTCTCTGCTACAAAATCACAGGATTCTTTCCGCAGGTCTTTAAATGTAGCTCCCTGTACGATGGGAAACAGATTTTGCGTATAGCCGTACTTATCCGGTGTGGAATGGAACCGGCTCCAGCAGCGATCCAGCCAGCGGTGGGTCAGGTCCAGGCTTTTCCGGGCATAGCTGTATTCGCTTCCGCCGGGCGGGCATTCGTCAAAGGCCATGATAATATCCCCGCCGATCACCCGCTGGATGTCCATCACCCCTTCCGGGGTGAACAGGTGCTTGCTCCCGTCGATATGGGAGGCAAAGGTCACTCCCTCTTCTTTTATTTTGCGGGTGCCTGCCAAGGAGAATACCTGGAATCCGCCACTGTCTGTGAGAATGGGACGTTTCCACTGATTGAACCGGTGCAGACCGCCGGCTTTTTCCAGTACTTCCAAACCGGGCCGCAGGTAAAGGTGGTAGGTATTTCCAAGAATGATCCGGGCGTGTATATCGTTTTCGAGCTGTGCCTGGGTAACCGCTTTTACGGAGCCTGCGGTGCCCACCGGCATGAAAACAGGTGTTTCAATTTGTCCGTGATCGGTCTGAATCAGACCCGCGCGAGCGGCGGATCCCGTATCGGTGTGTTGTAGCTGAAAACTGAGTTGTGCCATAAATTGGCGGCAAAATTAATACAACTGGAAGAATTGAGAAAGCTGAGTTGAGAAATGAGGCCTGAAATCTGAAATCGGACAACTGAAGTCTTATATCTTCATTCAAATTTAAAATTAGCGCGCTATATTTGCGCCATGCCGGACCTAACCCCTGGATATATCATATTTATCGCGCTCCTGCTTTTTACGGCCGTTCTCCTGTTCTATTATCTTTATTTTTTTGCCCGGCTGGTGTTTTTTAAGCCCCGGAGCCAAAGCAGTATACAACAGCACCCCGTGAGCATTATCGTATGCGGTAAGAATGAGGCCCGCAATTTTGCCAAAAATATTCCCGGGCTGATCTTTCAGGAATATGCCGCCAGCCGGCAGATCCTGGTGGTGAACGACAATTCCACAGACGACAGTAAATATGTATTGCAGGAACTGAACGGAAAATACGGAGGGCTCAGCCTGCTCAATCTTCAACAGAACGCACAGCATATACCGGGAAAAAAATACCCGCTTTCCATGGGCATACGGCAGGCCGGTCATGAGATCCTCCTGCTTACCGACGCCGATTGTGTGCCGGCCACCGAACACTGGCTTCAGAAAATGCAGGAGCCCTATGAGCAGCAGATCGAGATCGTACTGGGCTACGGCGCCTACCATAAATATCCCGGTTTTCTTAATAAGGTGATCCGTTACGAGACCTTTCACAGCGCCCTGCAATACCTGTCCTATGCGCTGGCCGGTGTACCCTATATGGGTGTGGGAAGGAACCTCAGTTATAAAAAAAGCCTGTTCCTGAATAATAAAGGCTTCTCGGATGTCAATCACCTTCCGGGCGGCGACGATGATCTGTTTATAAATAAGGTAGCCACCGCAAAAAACACCGCTGTTGTTATTGATCCGGCGGCTCATACCTTAAGCAGCCCCAAACGGACCTGGAAAGAATGGAAAAATCAAAAGACAAGGCATTTCAGTACTTCGAAATATTACAAACCTAAACACAAGTTTTTGTTAGGGTTATACAGCCTGTCTCATTTTTTATTTTACTTTTTGATCATTGCCTGTTGTATCTGGTACGACTGGCGGGCAGGCCTGGGCATTTTACTGGGGAAGTCCCTCCTTCAGCAGCTCCTTTTTGCCAATGTAATGAAAAAACTGAACGAACCGGATCTCCGGAAATGGGTCCTTATAATGGACCTATGGATGGTATGCTACTACCTGTTTTTTGCCCCGATGCTGATAAGAAAAGAAAAAAAGTCCTGGAGTTGACCTCTGCGCTGTTGCGTTTTTGCTGTTTTTTCCGTTTAGCAGTAGAACTACCACTAAACGGAAGCCATGAAACCGTCGCTTGCAATCGCTCATATATTTCCTGAGGCATGCCCCCGTATGGGTCACATCGGGCAGGCGCCCCGCCGGCTTAAGCAACCGGAGAAGGCCCGTTTTATACCGGTCCGCTCTGCACCCTCCGTCACCGTTCCTCATATAATATTTTTAAAGAGATCAGTAACCCGCTTTTTTCCGGGCACTTTTTTCAACCCGTAAGTCTACCATCATAAAAACACCCATTTCTATGCCCTGCAATTCCCATCCGGCCTGCAGGGCTTTTTTTATGCAGAAAATTATTTGTGCTCCAGGGATCCTTTCAGAAGTACCAGCAGTTTTTCAAACTCCGTTTTATCATATCCTACCGACTGGTAAATGACCTTACCCGTTTCATCGATCACCACATTGCGGGGAATAAACGTGTCGGCAAACCGGGAAAAAATCTGCCGTTCCGGATCGGCCAGTAGGGGAAAGCTGAATTTTTTTTGTTGCACAAAGGCATTCAGCTTATCCCAGCCCTCTTCGCGTCCGAAGATGAACAATGCGAACCGCGGGTTATTTTTATATACGTTCCAGATTTCCCGTTGTATCCGCGGCAGTTCTGCCCGGCAGGGGCCGCACCAGGTGGCAAAAAAATTAATGAGCACTACCTTGCCCCTGTAATTACTGATCTTCACAGAGTCTCCGGCGTTTTTAAGTGTAAAGCCAAAATCCGGGATGGTATCTCCCATAGCTACTTTCCATACTCCCGAACCCTGGGCACCGGCACCGGAAAATTGCAGCGTCAGCAGCAGCAGGAGCAGTATATTTTTCATCATATCCCAATAGTTAACGCCCTGCGAATTTAGCACTCCTTTCGTATTAAATTCCACTATACTAACGTAAACAATACTCAACTTAAAAAGAAGTGTTCCTACTTCAGAACGATCATTTCTCTGTTTTTTAAATCAAATGTAACCTGTTTTCCGATCCAGTTTAATGATACAATACCATCGTAAATTAAGCCATCAATGAAGGAGGCTTTTATATCTCGGCACTGAATAGCAGGTGAAGCTTTTGTGGTTATGGATTTTATACCGGTTTGGTAAATAATGGTTTTGATCTCAGGATTAAATTCACTTGGGATAACTATTTTATCAGCCTTTGCTGTATCAATACTTAAAGCCGAAATAAATTTTGAGTTTATCCGATATACATTATTCCCCGCCCCACTATCAATTGAAAATTGTAGTGTTAAACTATCATTCACAATAAAATAAGCGAAAATTGAGAGCGCTTTGCCTCGCGAGTCATTTAGCTGTAATGGAAT is from Niabella beijingensis and encodes:
- a CDS encoding family 43 glycosylhydrolase, which gives rise to MKKLKLALFAFLFGCPQLCAQPARYSAYLFAYFTGNQKQEEAIRFAISTDGYNFRALNDNQPVLDSKAISSSGGVRDPHILRGADGKTFYMVATDMVSANGWNSNRAMVLMQSTDLINWTSAVVNIPETFKAFEKVNRVWAPQTIYDPVEKKYMIYWSMRAGDDPDVLFYAYANKTFTALETAPKQLFYNPHGTACIDGDIVLKEGRYHLFFKTEGSGNGIKIAVSDRLTGGYVLQDKYVQQTKDPVEGAGVFKLNDGSGYILMYDVYTKGRYQFTKTTDLQHFKVVDHEVSMNFHPRHGTVMPITNQEAERLVSKWYSPSAALLSAQSTLIKKNNIVFDSAAKKVYLPLQPGTSLKNFDPGFVRLPGIVIAPARNDFSKGTSRYTITVKRQTPETFGVKLLQDHNPVLNGFYADPEIMYSHQAKRFYIYPTSDGFTGWSGNYFKVFSSPDLVQWKDEGKILDLPTQVGWAGRNAWAPCIIEKKVNGRYRYFYYFTAARKIGVAVADNPAGPFVDSGKPLIDQKPPGITNGQEIDPAVFTDPKTGKSYLYWGNGYMAVVELNGDMISVKQETLKIITPDKTFREGTYVFFRNGVYYFMWSEDDTRSPNYRVRYGTGATPLGPVKVPQHNIVLEKKESDGIYGTGHNSVVQIPGKDEWYIVYHRFNYPGGIKMGDAAGYNREVCIDKMEFNADGSIKKVIPTHSGVTAVKIK
- a CDS encoding phage holin family protein; amino-acid sequence: MFELKEKLENVAEDVEEIAKTYYRLSVVNIVDKGSKLGSSFLILALVTGLAFFIFLFIGFGASWWIGQALGNPMLGFFIVAGFLLLVLILILALNKKVITPFIRNIIIKNLYD
- a CDS encoding YtxH domain-containing protein, with the translated sequence MKNRDKYILGIAGAALAGIAIGLLFYTDEGKKTRKKMKNTANDWADSLGSLIASGKESLSDLSHQAMKKAKKGYQKLKGKTEDGYENLKDEYNDLADEYANKVR
- a CDS encoding citrate (Si)-synthase, eukaryotic — encoded protein: MEQFKVKFKEQADKLGAEIKTMLQEHGNTVIGETTLAQIYQGMRGMTALVTETSLLDAQDGIRFKRRSIPELREQLPKAKDGTEPLPEALFYLMMIGEIPTEEDVENLSAILQRRSHVPTYVFDTMKALPKDTHPMTQFVVGVMALQAESVFAKRYADGFSKKEYWEATLEDTLNLIARLPHIAAFVYRRKYKGGKAVQPDGMLDWAANFAHMLGYDNEEFKELMRLYMVIHADHEGGNVSAHATHLVGSALSDPYLSYAAGMNGLAGPLHGLANQEVIKWIFEMQKELNTDTPTAAQIEEYVKKTLNEGKVVPGYGHAVLRQTDPRFTAQMEFGKKHMPDDPLVNTVWRIYETVPGILQSLGKVKNPWPNVDAHSGALLVHYGMKEYEYYTVLFAVSRSLGVLSSLCWDRALGMPLERPKSVTTAAVKRWLNKEVENLGD
- a CDS encoding LptF/LptG family permease, producing the protein MKKLDWYILNRLLISFVFCMLLFTVIAVAIDTSEKSDDFVKSGLSSWQIFTKYYMGFIPYIWSLLFPLFVFIAVIFFTSKMALRSEVIAILASGTRFTRFLRPYMVGGLLLATVLFFGRAYFIPMANEIMSSFRKTYIDKNDPLKNRSESACATCFYKRIDSITYMGIKNFDATTQKSGAFFMDRVKKGKLVYNLRAESVRWDTTKRQRRWIAENVVERQVDSLGERVSHLKEKVVRLNMAPDELIKDEYLKDKLTTPNLKRLIKNEELRGTEGLNALKVELYKRTSTPFTVLLLTFIGAVIASRKTRGGSGMHLALGIVIAAVFILADQFSTVFSTKGSFPPLLAAWVPNLFFSLVALQLYKSAPK
- the tgt gene encoding tRNA guanosine(34) transglycosylase Tgt; translation: MAQLSFQLQHTDTGSAARAGLIQTDHGQIETPVFMPVGTAGSVKAVTQAQLENDIHARIILGNTYHLYLRPGLEVLEKAGGLHRFNQWKRPILTDSGGFQVFSLAGTRKIKEEGVTFASHIDGSKHLFTPEGVMDIQRVIGGDIIMAFDECPPGGSEYSYARKSLDLTHRWLDRCWSRFHSTPDKYGYTQNLFPIVQGATFKDLRKESCDFVAEKDAPGNAIGGLSVGEPEDKMYEICDWCCQHLPAQKPRYLMGVGTPWNILECIGMGIDMFDCVMPTRNGRNAMLFTTEGVINIDNKKWEFDYSPIDEGLPNPMSNLYSKAYLRHLFKSGELLALTIASVHNLAFYLWLVREARLQIISGNYNAWKNQMIVKLKNRL
- a CDS encoding glycosyltransferase, which gives rise to MPDLTPGYIIFIALLLFTAVLLFYYLYFFARLVFFKPRSQSSIQQHPVSIIVCGKNEARNFAKNIPGLIFQEYAASRQILVVNDNSTDDSKYVLQELNGKYGGLSLLNLQQNAQHIPGKKYPLSMGIRQAGHEILLLTDADCVPATEHWLQKMQEPYEQQIEIVLGYGAYHKYPGFLNKVIRYETFHSALQYLSYALAGVPYMGVGRNLSYKKSLFLNNKGFSDVNHLPGGDDDLFINKVATAKNTAVVIDPAAHTLSSPKRTWKEWKNQKTRHFSTSKYYKPKHKFLLGLYSLSHFLFYFLIIACCIWYDWRAGLGILLGKSLLQQLLFANVMKKLNEPDLRKWVLIMDLWMVCYYLFFAPMLIRKEKKSWS
- a CDS encoding TlpA family protein disulfide reductase, which gives rise to MMKNILLLLLLTLQFSGAGAQGSGVWKVAMGDTIPDFGFTLKNAGDSVKISNYRGKVVLINFFATWCGPCRAELPRIQREIWNVYKNNPRFALFIFGREEGWDKLNAFVQQKKFSFPLLADPERQIFSRFADTFIPRNVVIDETGKVIYQSVGYDKTEFEKLLVLLKGSLEHK